A region of Streptomyces sp. NBC_01750 DNA encodes the following proteins:
- a CDS encoding cytochrome P450, with amino-acid sequence MVTGHATARELLADQRLSTNRENRGFPMPTERFAQLRNRRTALLGVDDPEHNIQRRMLIPSFTVKRITALRPQIQRTVDRLLDAMTEQGAPADLVSAYALPVPSMVICALLGVPYADHDFFEAQSRRLLRGPSPADTEDARDQLNDYLGALIDRKREDPGEALLDELIQQQLHKGTVDRRELISLAAILLVAGHETTANMISLGTFTLLQHPEQLAELRAQESLMPTAVEELLRFLSIADGMLRVATEDIEVAGTTIRAGEGVIFSTSLINRDTAAYTAPDTLDWHRSARHHVAFGFGIHQCLGQNLARAEMEIALRTLFGRLPGLRLAAPAETIPFKPGDTLQGMVELPVAW; translated from the coding sequence GTGGTCACCGGGCACGCGACGGCGCGCGAGCTGCTGGCCGACCAGCGGCTCTCCACCAACCGTGAGAACCGCGGGTTCCCCATGCCCACGGAGCGCTTCGCGCAGCTGCGCAACCGCCGCACGGCGCTGCTCGGCGTCGACGATCCCGAGCACAACATCCAGCGGCGGATGCTCATCCCCAGCTTCACCGTCAAACGCATCACCGCACTGCGCCCGCAGATCCAGCGGACCGTGGACCGGCTGCTCGACGCCATGACCGAGCAGGGGGCGCCCGCCGATTTGGTGAGCGCCTACGCGCTGCCGGTGCCATCGATGGTGATCTGCGCCCTGCTCGGCGTCCCTTACGCCGACCACGACTTCTTCGAGGCGCAGTCGCGCCGGCTGCTGCGCGGACCGTCCCCCGCCGACACGGAGGACGCGCGCGACCAGCTGAACGACTACCTCGGCGCGCTGATCGACCGCAAGCGGGAGGACCCGGGCGAGGCACTGCTCGACGAACTCATCCAGCAGCAGCTGCACAAGGGCACCGTGGACCGGCGCGAGTTGATCAGCCTCGCCGCGATCCTGCTCGTCGCGGGCCACGAGACCACGGCGAACATGATCTCGCTGGGCACCTTCACCCTGCTCCAGCACCCGGAACAACTCGCCGAGCTGCGGGCGCAGGAGTCGCTGATGCCCACCGCCGTCGAGGAGCTGCTGCGGTTCCTGTCGATCGCCGACGGGATGCTGCGGGTGGCCACGGAGGACATCGAGGTGGCCGGGACGACCATCCGGGCCGGCGAGGGCGTCATCTTCTCGACGTCCCTCATCAACCGCGACACCGCCGCGTACACGGCGCCCGACACGCTCGACTGGCACCGCTCGGCCCGTCACCATGTCGCCTTCGGCTTCGGCATCCACCAGTGCCTGGGACAGAATCTGGCCCGGGCGGAGATGGAGATCGCGCTGCGGACGCTCTTCGGCCGGCTGCCAGGACTGCGGCTTGCGGCGCCCGCCGAGACGATCCCCTTCAAACCCGGCGACACACTCCAGGGGATGGTCGAACTCCCCGTGGCCTGGTAG
- a CDS encoding ferredoxin, which yields MGIAIDKYRCIGAGQCALTAPEVFTQDDDGFSELLPGREDGAGSPLVREAARACPVGAIRLSHG from the coding sequence ATCGGCATCGCCATCGACAAGTACAGGTGCATCGGGGCGGGTCAGTGCGCGCTGACCGCGCCGGAGGTGTTCACCCAGGACGACGACGGATTCAGCGAGCTGCTGCCGGGCCGCGAGGACGGAGCGGGCAGCCCGCTCGTACGGGAGGCGGCCCGGGCGTGCCCGGTGGGGGCGATCCGGCTCTCGCACGGCTGA
- a CDS encoding alkaline phosphatase PhoX, producing MDRRNFLRGAVIGTSAAAFGGTLMRGAAYAAPAQPGPGPYGALGAADANGIQLPSGFSSRVIARSGQNVGPTSYKWHNAPDGGACFADGSGWIYVSNSEINPSGGASAVKLSSAGAITGAYRILSNTRQNCAGGKTPWNTWLSCEEVSLGYVYETDPYGVNAAVRRDAMGKFKHEAAAADPVRHVVYLTEDETNGCLYRFIPTTWGNLASGTLQVLVAGSGTSGSFTWQNVPDPDGSPTATRNQVSGAKHFNGGEGCHYANDTVWFTTKGDNRVWQLNLANSTYELAYDDSLVVGGGAPLTGVDNVTGSSSGDLFVAEDGGNMEICIITPDDVVAVFLRITGQSSSEITGPAFSPDGTRLYFSSQRGTSGSSSGGITYEVTGPFRA from the coding sequence GTGGATCGTCGCAACTTCCTGCGCGGAGCAGTCATCGGCACGTCCGCCGCCGCCTTCGGCGGCACCCTGATGCGCGGTGCCGCCTACGCCGCCCCGGCCCAGCCCGGCCCGGGGCCCTACGGGGCCCTCGGCGCGGCGGACGCCAACGGCATTCAGCTGCCCAGCGGGTTCAGCAGCCGGGTGATCGCCCGGTCCGGTCAGAATGTCGGCCCGACCTCCTACAAGTGGCACAACGCCCCCGACGGCGGTGCCTGCTTCGCGGACGGCTCGGGCTGGATCTATGTCTCCAACTCGGAGATCAACCCGTCCGGCGGCGCGAGCGCGGTGAAGCTCTCCTCGGCCGGCGCGATCACCGGCGCGTACAGAATCCTCTCCAACACGCGCCAGAACTGCGCGGGCGGCAAGACGCCGTGGAACACCTGGCTGTCGTGCGAGGAGGTCAGCCTCGGGTACGTCTACGAGACCGACCCGTACGGCGTGAACGCCGCCGTACGCCGGGACGCCATGGGCAAGTTCAAGCACGAGGCCGCGGCCGCCGACCCGGTGCGCCATGTCGTCTACCTGACCGAGGACGAGACCAACGGCTGCCTCTACCGGTTCATCCCCACCACCTGGGGCAACCTCGCCTCCGGCACACTCCAGGTGCTCGTCGCGGGCTCCGGCACCTCCGGCTCCTTCACCTGGCAGAACGTGCCCGACCCGGACGGCTCGCCGACCGCGACCCGGAACCAGGTCTCCGGCGCCAAGCACTTCAACGGCGGCGAGGGCTGTCACTACGCCAATGACACCGTCTGGTTCACGACCAAGGGCGACAACCGGGTCTGGCAGCTCAACCTCGCCAACAGCACCTACGAACTGGCCTACGACGACTCGCTGGTGGTCGGCGGCGGCGCCCCGCTGACCGGCGTGGACAACGTCACCGGCTCGTCCTCCGGTGATCTGTTCGTCGCCGAGGACGGCGGCAACATGGAGATCTGCATCATCACTCCGGACGACGTCGTCGCGGTGTTCCTGCGGATCACCGGCCAGTCCTCGTCCGAGATCACCGGACCGGCGTTCTCGCCCGACGGTACCCGGCTGTACTTCTCCAGCCAGCGCGGGACGAGCGGATCCTCGTCGGG